ACCTTTTCGCAACCGGCGATTGTGTCGCAGCGCCTCCTTCGTCCTCTTGGAGCTGGAATTTCCACTGCCGGAGAGTTGGCtggtactgctgctactgctgctactgctactgccactactgctgctgctatcggAGGAGGAATCTAGTAACCTTTTCTTGCACTGCTCGTTGCGGTGCTGATCCTTCGAACGTTCCGTCTGGATTGCTATTTCCACTTTATTGCCAGTGCTGGCGGCATTTGAGCTGTCCTGCCGGCTCGATGGGACATTTTCACTCGGATTAACACGATTGATCTGGAACGAAACGGAAAGAATCAAGGTAATTATAGGAAACAGtagccaaaacacaaaacgaacTCATCCTTACCTTTTCAACCAGATTAGCCAGCTGGGCCGCTTTTGAACCCTTTTGGTAAGCTCCTCCTCTGCAGCTCGTCTTTTTGAGCCACTGCTCGTAATGCTGGGTAAATTTGGCTCCCAATTCTAGCAACTCCTCCAGCTCGTCGCCGGACGCAGCACTGCTACTTGCACTGCCCCCTTTAGCACAGTCCACATCGGAACCGAAATCTTCCCGCCGACCGTGCGACCCATCCGTCGACGGCACTAGCCCATCGCCCTCCATCCGTTCGGAACAATTCGCCGACAGCGGCACGGACAGGCTGCTGCCCTCGCTCGGTGATGCTTCTTTGCCCAGCAGCGCCGCTGACGCTGTCGGCTGCAGCTCAGTCGAACGGTTCAGGAACGATTTCACCACCTTCTCTATCCTCTGCACCGTGCGTTTGCCGCCCGTCGATGTAACGTCTCCTTCGCGGGCCAGCTTTTTCGAGAGCGTTACCAGCTTCCGCAAACTGAGCTCCCCATCGTCGTCCGACGACACGCCCTCCTCCGCCTCCTCCTGGTCGCTCGGTTGTGGCGTGATGATGTTAATGGTCGTGTACGAATGGTCGTTCTCGAGCGGCGAATCATTCTCGCCCACCGCCGTGCCACCCTGGTACTGTACCGCCCTGGAACTGTTGAGCGACTGCAGCACCTCGTCGTGGCTGTCGTACTCGTCGGCCGACGGCGGCGATATCAGCTCATTGCCGATGTACTCCTCGTCCAGGATCGTTTCCTGTATTTGTGGCTCTTCGATTTCGATCTTCGTCTCGAACAGTTCGTACGgatcgtgctgctgctcatcATCGTGgccgtcctcctcctcctcctccttctcccgCTCGTTGCCGCTGCTGTCGTCCGTTTCGTCCAGCCGCATACCGTCGTCCAGCCCGTTATCCTTGTCGAACAGATCCTGCAGCTCGAGATCCTCCACGTACGGCACGCTGAACCGCTCGCTACGGTGCTCCACCTCCAGCGCCATCCGTTCCGCGGCACTCTCTGCGGAAGGGAGTGGGGTGTGACCTTCGCCACTCCGCCTACCGGTCGTACCGTCGTCCATATACTCGTGGTCAGACACGAAGAGATGATTCACGTACGTGGAGGATGCCGCTGCCTCATCGGACAGCAGCAGTCCCCCCTTGGGCGAGGAACATTTGTCCCCGTCCAGCAGTGCACgatcgtcctcgtcgtcgtccgaGCACAGCTCGACGGACACGTAGTTTTCATCGCTTTCCGGAAAGTCGCCCACCTCCATAATTTCGACGTCGTTGAACAGATCGGGCTCCTCCACCGTGGACGACCTATCAGGGGGAGGAAGAGGCGAGAGATAAGAAACAGGTGAAATGAGGCAATGTTACTGGGAAAAATACGGTTCTTTCGACAGTCCGTTCCCGCTTGAATTCGCACGAATTCGGGTTCTGCGCGTGTTTCCCGTTCCTCGGTACTCACAAGTGCTGACATGATTTGTTCGGAATTTTTCACTCTTTTTAAACGATAGTTTTCAATTCTTGATTTTTCGTATTTCTTTTAATCACTTTTACAGCCAGAAAAGAAAGATAGGattacacagaaaaaaaagaatgatttGTCGCTCGCCTCCAGCGCGCAAAACTACAGGCGAAAAAAGAAGCAGGCGGCGCCACAGCGGTTGCCCACCGGTGCGAGCGAGatgcaatacaaaacaaaaacaaagaactAACGCCAGCATCATCGCAGCACGACCAACTACGACGATGCGGCGGGGGtggggggagagagaggggtGAAATTTTTCATCCACCCTTGCCTCCGCAGCTTCCTTGCACACTTACATGATTGCGTTGCTTGcaggcggcggcgacggcggaAACTGTGAAACTCTTTCTGTCGATCCTTTCCCCGGAAGCAGCTAAACAACCATTTGGGAGCAGGGCTGCCCTCGCCGATCACCACCACTTCACAGCCTACTACTATCACACTACCACTGCACTGCACACCGCGACAAGAGTGGACGGGATAGGTGGCGAGCGGCTCTACGCAAAAATGGGCCCGGCGCGTACTGCCAATTATTGCTTTTCATTTCACCGCAGCGGCGGGcaagcgatgatgatgacgatgatgatgcgcgCAATCGAAACTGCAATCTCTGCACTCTCGCGATAGAATCACGCACCACTCGTTTGCACTTTCGCTTGTAGGACACTggcaacacgcacacactaaggTGGGGGAAGGCGCAAAGATGGCCAAATATGTAGAAAAGCTGGACTGCCCTGTTCCtgcccgtgcgtgtgtgtcgtgTATTTCTCGCTGTGTGGCTGCTATTTTCAGGAAGCCAGTGGGTAGCAAGCTCGCTCCTGCAATTCACAGCGCGCACTGTGGGCTCCCCGGACGGCCATTGACCAAGCGACGTGACAGCGGGGCGTTTCGGGAGGTCATTTCTTCGACTGCAGAGTTGTCGATAACAGAAAAGCGGTAAGAATTATTAATTTCTAAATATTGTAAAAGCTTGGAAAACTATTTTTAGCAATTAAATAGGtaataaaacaagcaaaatgCAGTACATTTGTTTTCGAAATGAATCGCTCGGTGAAAGCACGCAATTTAACGGATCTGGCAAcactgtttttatttgttattgtttacatttccgGCCAGCGCGAGAATAATCTTGCTGCGATTTGCTTCGAATCATAGCAAGCTGCAAAGTGTTTCGCGTTTTAATTGCTTACGAGCAGCGGTTAAATTACAGAACCATGTCGAAGCCATGTGCCGCCGGTGCAAAAGTCGAGTGTAGTGTTTGCACCAAAGTTGTGCGCTCTCATACAGCGAGCAATTTGCAGGGCGCTTTCACCAGCGATCACTCCGTTGTGCAAGCATTGGCACAGTTAGCGGGGATAGAGGTATGGAGCTGTCGTCGTGATGTTTTTGTTGGAAAACAATTGAATTGGTTTTCAAACACTTTTTGCAGCTCCCATCACACTCTGCGCTGGAACAAGCGTGGATCTGCGGGAAGGTTTGCTATCCCCAGTTAAGCGCGGCGATTGCACTCCAAGGGCGGGTGAGAAGAATGTTTGATCGCCTCGAACAGCTGCAGGAAGGCGAGCAGGAAGTTTCGCCTGCACAGGAACGAATGAGTTTGCCCGAAAGACGTGTCACGGTGCCCACGGATGCAGCGCTGCAGACTGATGAGCTTGAGCACATAAAGCGAAGCGGTCATAAGTGCTGCGGGTGTGACTTTACCGGCCGCACTGTGGAAGAACTTTACGAGCATATTGCTGCCACCCATGGTCGGGAAAATGTTTCCCCCATTGTAATGTTCGTTTGTGCGCTGTGCCACGAGGCGTTTGAAGATTATGATGGCTTACGAAACCATCAGCAGTGGTTTAAAAATTCTGAACTATTCGTTTGCCATCTTTGTTCGAGCGGTTTCATAACGAAGGCTGGTTTTGAGGATCACATGAGTGGATGCACCGAGCGGAAAAGTCTGATTGCTAAAAGCAATGTTGATGCAGATTCATCTTTAAAGAGTAAAGTGAGCACCGCAGGCGTCAAGAAACGATCCAAGAAACGCAGTAATCAAACTACACTTTCCACCGGATACGCTTGCTGCAATGTAACGTTCGACGAAGAGAAAGATCTGCTCGATCACGTGCAGGAACGGCATGCCGCCCGTCTTGGGATTCACTACCGGGAGCGCACATCCGACCAGTACGCAAGCTTCCGGAATCGGAAAACACTCCGCCAGCATCGACACAATAGGAAAGCAGTGAAGCGGCAAAACAGTTGCCGCCACTGTGGCAGACGAGACAACATTCCTGGGCGAGATCTGTGTGTCAACCCATCCCGGCAGTTTTTGTGCGAGGTGTGCGGGAAGTGCTTCGGAAAGCAATCGCAGCTCCGGCTGCACGCTGTTTCGCACCAGTCTTATCGTCTGTACGGGTGTGAGCATTGTGAGGCTCGGTTTCATTTCGCCTTTCGGTTGAGGAAGCATCTGCAGTCGGTGCACGCGTCCGAGTACCGGTACGAGTGTCCGCATTGTGGACGGAAGATGGCGGACAAAGCGCGGTACGATTTGCACCTGCGGAAGCACACGAACCAGACGCCCTAGCGTTGCAGTCACGAGGTGGAGTAGCATACTGTTGTTGCATTGTCAAAGGCATCCGTGAACATGGTGGCGTTCCGGGGGGTGGTTACCGAATAAATACGAGCATTTTTTTAaggatattaaattaaaaaaaaaacagaatgcAAGTTGTTTAAAGAGCAAATATAGCGACTTTTTGTTTCGAGTTTATTACGTGTTCTACCACTCAGCGCGATCCAAGTTTATAATCGTCGTAAATCATCATATCTCCCTACCATTTCATCGCCGCTTCTCCCTCTAAAAGGGGGCATGTTAAGATTCTACAAACGTTTCCTTctgctgtttcttttttttttggaaattaaaaaaacattcttgCATGATccgggtgttttgttttgactatCATTGCGGAAAACTGCCAACTACGATCGGGAAACAAAGCCAAACAGCGCATCCTGTTGGCGTTCGCGTCCTGCTTACATCCCGGTTTGTTTAAATCGCCGCGTTGCAGCGTTGTTATGGCGACGATGGACGCACCTCCAGTTTGCATCGACCGGATTCGGCTGCTCACATGTTGCGGAACTGCTTGTGCAGATCGTTCAGCATGATGACGTCCGGGTTTTCCTGCTCGAACCGGGTCGGCTCGTGTTCGCGCTCGTCCGCGCCCCACTCGCCAAACTTTTGCTTCATCACGTCCGGCTGGCGGCTCTGCTCTTCCTGCGCTTTCTGCGTGGTGTTCCGGGACCGCCGGCAGGAGAAGAACGAGGGAGTTGATGACGTTGGGAGGGCGTGTGTTGAAGAAAAGGTGGTACACTCGTATCAGGCGAGGGAGGTGGGTgggggggttttgttttgcatatgCCTTAAGTAATGTTTGCCCTCCCatttggtttgtgtgtgtgtgtgttcatgttTTAGGGTTGGTGCTGTGCCTCACCCTCGTGAAAATGCACTTTTCTGCTCCGAAAggtttgtttcaaatttggttttttttttctctctacacTCATACTGTGgagttttcgtttgtttgcatgttttcttttcaaacaGTTCAAAGCTCGTTTTCGTTCACGATGTGGAAATTTCCGGAGGGAAAAGTTTGGCGATTGGTAGCGAAATGAGCACAACACATCATTTTACTACAAAAAGCACATCAAAACCCGTGAGAATTATGATTTGAAGATGGGTTTTTCGTGGGGAAGGCCCAAAAATAGGAAAGAAAGGGGGACAAATAATGGAAACacaattttactgatttttgCCACAACACCCCCAAAGGGAAGACACAAAGTTCGTGCGCTAATGCATCGATGCGCGTGCGGGAAAAGAACTTACCTTGGAGTCACTCTGCGCAAACTTTGTAAACATGTTGGCAAACACCTTCTTCTGCTGATCGTTGTAGGCCTTGATCTTGTGCTTGCAGATGGTCACCTGATTCAGGGCCGCCTTGTTTTCCGGTTCAATTTCCAACACCTACGGCGAAACAGAGGAAATATTGTATTTTATCGATCAAACAATACACGCGCCCATCATCCACGCGCTACTTACAGCGGAGAAATCTTGCAGCGCTCGGTCCAAGTCGCCCAGTGCCAAATTGGACATTCCCCGCCTGTACAGCGCCTTCACGTTTTTGCTGTCCATCTTGAGGGCTTCGACGCACTGtggagaagagagagagagagagagagagagagagaaaaaaaacaccatgaGAA
This sequence is a window from Anopheles merus strain MAF chromosome 3R, AmerM5.1, whole genome shotgun sequence. Protein-coding genes within it:
- the LOC121597791 gene encoding zinc finger protein OZF-like; this translates as MSKPCAAGAKVECSVCTKVVRSHTASNLQGAFTSDHSVVQALAQLAGIELPSHSALEQAWICGKVCYPQLSAAIALQGRVRRMFDRLEQLQEGEQEVSPAQERMSLPERRVTVPTDAALQTDELEHIKRSGHKCCGCDFTGRTVEELYEHIAATHGRENVSPIVMFVCALCHEAFEDYDGLRNHQQWFKNSELFVCHLCSSGFITKAGFEDHMSGCTERKSLIAKSNVDADSSLKSKVSTAGVKKRSKKRSNQTTLSTGYACCNVTFDEEKDLLDHVQERHAARLGIHYRERTSDQYASFRNRKTLRQHRHNRKAVKRQNSCRHCGRRDNIPGRDLCVNPSRQFLCEVCGKCFGKQSQLRLHAVSHQSYRLYGCEHCEARFHFAFRLRKHLQSVHASEYRYECPHCGRKMADKARYDLHLRKHTNQTP